The sequence TTCCGCCGAGAGGCCGATCGAAGAAGCCAAGGGGCCGAAGTGATTTCATGGGAGTTCTCCTTTCATTTTCAATCGTCTTTGCAGATGCACAGAAAGTTTGCTCATGGTCATTCTGGTGCCCTGGGCCGGACCTGGCTCACCGCGTTGCGTTCGCACGAATCGGCAGACGCACGGTTCACCTGGCGCTGGCTGGCAATTGGAACGCGCAGATGATTCGTCTTGCCGGAACGATTGTCACGAAATCAATCGGTTGAATTCCTTGTAGAACTTTCGATCTATCAGCATGGCTCTTCCGCCCGGTTGCCCCCCTCAGTAACCGGACGGTGGAGCGACGCTCCTGCCGAGCTTTTCTCGAGGGCATTGGCTCAGCGGGAGTCTCGCCCCACCTTCGCAGAAGGAAATGCCAAGCCTGCGAGCCGCTCAGTTTTCCTTTGCCAAAATCAGACAGAGCGGAGAAGAAGAGCGCGATGGCTCCGGGCGTACTTCTGACAATCTATTGCGGTTTGATCCTGCTGGCGTCTTTAGCGGGCGGCTGGATCCCGCTGTTCCTGCGGCTGACACACACGAAAATGCAGGTGGCGACAAGCTTCGTCGCCGGCTTGATGCTGGGAGTGGGAGTGCTGCACTTGCTGCCGCACGCGCTGGATCATTCCCCGGCAATTGACTGGATTGCGGGTTGGATGCTGGGCGGTTTCCTGATCATGTTTTTCATCCAGCGCTTCTTCCATTTCCATCATCACGATGTCTCGGGAGAGGAAGCGTCGGAGAATCCTTCAGCGGAGGCAATGGTTGTCCATGAGCACGACCACGATCACGATCACGCGCAGCATCACCACCATCACCACGACCACGATCATGAAGAGTCCTTGACCCTGGCCGAGCGCTCGGCCTCGAAGCTGACGTGGACCGGCGCGGCGCTCGGTTTGACGTTGCACACGTTGATCGACGGCTTCGCGCTGGCCTCCAGCGTTCACGCGGATTCGCTGGGGACTCCGGCGCCGGTGTTGCTCGGACTCGGCACGTTTCTGGTGATCATCCTGCACAAGCCCTTCGACGCGATGGCGATTGGGACTTTGATGGCGGCGGGCGGGTCGTCCCGGCTTTCGCGGCATCTGGTGAACGGGCTGTTCGCGATGGCGATTCCTTTGGGCGTGCTCCTTTTCCATTTTGGCGCGGCCCAATTCTCCGGTGAAGCCGGGCGTTACCTGGGCGCCGCGTTGGCGTTTGCGGCGGGCACGTTCCTGTGCATCGCGAGCAGCGACTTGCTGCCGGAGTTGCAGTTCCATTCCCACGACCGGGTTAAGCTCTCCATCGCGCTGCTATCGGGGTTGGCTCTTTCCGTGCTCATCGGCGCTTTCGAGACCACGGGCCACGATCATCAACGCGAAGGAAGTCCGCAAACGGAGCAAATGGAGAGAAACCTCGCTCGGTGAGTTCTGGGTGATAGCGGTGGCTATTGATGTGTCGATGGGGAGCGCACGCGCCCTCGCGTGTTTCGACCGGCGCCCTCGCCGGTCGGATCGTCGATGAAACCATGGACAGAGACGCTTGGGTCCGCCTGAATGTGGTCGGCGGGGGCGCCAACCACAGCACGCGAGGGCGCGTGTGCTCCCCAATTGAGACTGAATCCTTACGGCTTATTGGCCGGCGCCGCCCGAAGCACGGGATAGAATTGAGTGAAGACGTGGTCGGTCGCGCCTTTGTCGCGATGGCAGTCGTAGCAGGCGCTTTTTTCGG is a genomic window of Verrucomicrobiota bacterium containing:
- a CDS encoding iron permease — protein: MAPGVLLTIYCGLILLASLAGGWIPLFLRLTHTKMQVATSFVAGLMLGVGVLHLLPHALDHSPAIDWIAGWMLGGFLIMFFIQRFFHFHHHDVSGEEASENPSAEAMVVHEHDHDHDHAQHHHHHHDHDHEESLTLAERSASKLTWTGAALGLTLHTLIDGFALASSVHADSLGTPAPVLLGLGTFLVIILHKPFDAMAIGTLMAAGGSSRLSRHLVNGLFAMAIPLGVLLFHFGAAQFSGEAGRYLGAALAFAAGTFLCIASSDLLPELQFHSHDRVKLSIALLSGLALSVLIGAFETTGHDHQREGSPQTEQMERNLAR